The nucleotide sequence CCATCTAACCGTTCAAGCTCCTAAACTGAAACTTCTTTATGTCATTGGGGACGTTGAAATTAATTTGGATGCACCTGATTTGGAGGTGGCTCTCTTAATGCATCACAAAGCTACAGCACCTCATTCTGATCCAATTGCGCTTCACAAGGAAAGCTATGTCAAGCAGTTATTGGGAAGCCTAAGTGACATCAAAAGCTTTGCAATTAGCGGCTTTTTGCTGAGGGTAAGCTATTATTAGCTCCAGCATTACTGTGGCCTTCTTTTGTCTCCTGACTAATCTGTATTGACATTTCCTTATTCATTTTCTGTTCATGTTGTAGTATTTATCAAAAGGTTGCATGCTTACGAAGCTCCCAGCCCTGTTTGCTCGCCTGGAGAATATTTATCTTGCGATATGCTTTTTGGACCGGCGGCAATTCTTGGCCGCTTGTTCGTTGTTTCAGAATGCCCCTAACTTAAAGACGCTTGATGTCGTTCCAGTAAATCCTCTCCCTTCCTCAGtcatccaatccatgttcattctTGTATTTATGGCACCTAATTAATGAGTTGTGAAAAAAAATGCAGAGTCACTCTTCGAACACATGGGACCAGGATCAGGCGAGGATTAAAGACTTCACCGTGCAAGTGCAATTGGATCATCTCGTAACGGCCAGTGTGCA is from Triticum aestivum cultivar Chinese Spring chromosome 3A, IWGSC CS RefSeq v2.1, whole genome shotgun sequence and encodes:
- the LOC123059572 gene encoding F-box/FBD/LRR-repeat protein At1g13570-like, encoding MKSGPGYRIPSCLFSIGDLENLHLQNCIISLPRVFQGFKRLTRLRLNNFSSTNMDMQNLVSFCPALRSLRLTYFEGINHLTVQAPKLKLLYVIGDVEINLDAPDLEVALLMHHKATAPHSDPIALHKESYVKQLLGSLSDIKSFAISGFLLRYLSKGCMLTKLPALFARLENIYLAICFLDRRQFLAACSLFQNAPNLKTLDVVPSHSSNTWDQDQARIKDFTVQVQLDHLVTASVQGFRGLACEVDFVAKLLSWAPALEELKIEWKGKTECSMVLAKLLALPRVSPRAKVIVTF